In Nocardioides ginsengisegetis, a single window of DNA contains:
- the rpmH gene encoding 50S ribosomal protein L34: protein MSKRTYQPNNRRRHKVHGFRLRMRTRAGRAILSSRRRKGRKDLAV, encoded by the coding sequence GTGAGCAAGCGTACGTACCAGCCGAACAACCGCCGCCGTCACAAGGTGCACGGGTTCCGCCTGCGCATGCGCACCCGTGCGGGTCGCGCGATCCTGTCCTCGCGTCGCCGCAAGGGTCGCAAGGATCTGGCCGTCTGA
- the rnpA gene encoding ribonuclease P protein component, translated as MLPEAARLRDPESFRTTTRRGRRAGSRTLVVHLATGAAVDSAPTPAAPARVGFVVSKAVGNAVIRNRVKRRLRHLAREQLTALPGSAVLVVRALPAAAEASYEELGADLTRSLQRVLT; from the coding sequence GTGTTGCCCGAGGCCGCGAGGCTGAGGGATCCCGAGTCCTTCCGGACGACCACACGCCGCGGTCGTCGGGCCGGGTCCCGCACCCTGGTGGTCCATCTGGCCACCGGGGCTGCTGTGGACTCCGCACCCACTCCGGCTGCGCCGGCGCGGGTGGGGTTCGTGGTCAGCAAGGCCGTGGGGAACGCAGTCATCCGCAACCGCGTGAAGCGCCGACTCCGACACCTGGCCCGGGAGCAGCTCACCGCTCTCCCGGGCTCTGCTGTGCTCGTGGTCCGGGCGCTGCCGGCCGCCGCCGAAGCCTCCTACGAGGAACTCGGCGCGGACCTCACGCGTTCCCTCCAGCGGGTGCTGACGTGA
- the yidD gene encoding membrane protein insertion efficiency factor YidD yields MKYLLIGLLKAYRAVISPLYGQVCRYHPSCSKYALDAVTEHGSLRGSWLAVRRLARCHPWAAGGYDPVPRRADRTEHAPSTPTTQQGA; encoded by the coding sequence GTGAAATACCTCCTCATCGGCCTGCTCAAGGCCTACCGCGCGGTGATCAGTCCGCTCTACGGCCAGGTCTGCCGCTATCACCCGTCCTGCTCCAAGTACGCCCTGGACGCGGTGACCGAGCACGGCAGCCTGCGCGGCAGCTGGCTCGCCGTACGACGCCTGGCCCGCTGCCACCCGTGGGCGGCCGGCGGCTACGACCCGGTGCCCCGCCGTGCGGACCGCACCGAGCACGCCCCCTCGACTCCAACCACTCAGCAAGGAGCCTGA
- the yidC gene encoding membrane protein insertase YidC — MGIFGDIGHFIMTPLYYLVSAVLVGWHKVWGTVLNADGGIAWALSIIGLTLVIRAALIPLFVKQIKSSRNMQLIQPKVKELQKKYGHDREKLAQETMALYKETGTNPFASCLPILIQMPIFLALFRLIDKAAKDQTGNGFLSDALAKNFGESKLFGTIPISASFTSPDGHTSVQIVAAILVVAMTATTFLTQRQLMSKNMPADALSGPYAQQQKLLLYVLPLVFAVGGIAFPIGVLLYWTTSNLWTMCQQFYVIRNNPAPGTPAAQAKADRDAAKARRHGGAAVATEVATEPEVDRRPATRQQPKKQTREQRKKSGGAKPSGTTPEGDQQ, encoded by the coding sequence GTGGGAATCTTCGGCGACATCGGCCACTTCATCATGACGCCGCTGTACTACCTCGTCTCGGCGGTCCTCGTGGGCTGGCACAAGGTGTGGGGCACGGTGCTCAACGCGGATGGCGGCATTGCCTGGGCGCTGTCGATCATCGGCCTCACCCTGGTGATCCGGGCGGCGCTGATCCCGCTGTTCGTCAAGCAGATCAAGTCCAGCCGCAACATGCAGCTCATCCAGCCCAAGGTGAAGGAGCTGCAGAAGAAGTACGGCCACGACCGGGAGAAGCTCGCCCAGGAGACGATGGCGCTCTACAAGGAGACCGGGACCAACCCGTTCGCCTCCTGCCTGCCGATCCTGATCCAGATGCCGATCTTCCTGGCGCTGTTCCGCCTGATCGACAAGGCCGCCAAGGACCAGACCGGCAACGGCTTCCTCAGCGACGCGCTGGCCAAGAACTTCGGTGAGTCGAAGCTGTTCGGCACGATCCCGATCTCGGCCTCCTTCACCAGCCCCGACGGGCACACCAGCGTGCAGATCGTGGCCGCGATCCTCGTGGTCGCGATGACGGCCACGACCTTCCTGACCCAGCGCCAGCTGATGAGCAAGAACATGCCGGCCGACGCGCTGAGCGGGCCCTACGCCCAGCAGCAGAAGCTGCTGCTCTACGTGCTGCCGCTCGTCTTCGCCGTTGGTGGCATCGCCTTCCCGATCGGCGTGCTCCTCTACTGGACGACGTCGAACCTGTGGACCATGTGCCAGCAGTTCTACGTGATCCGCAACAACCCTGCTCCCGGCACGCCGGCCGCCCAGGCCAAGGCTGACCGCGACGCTGCGAAGGCCCGCCGTCACGGCGGCGCCGCGGTGGCCACCGAGGTCGCCACCGAGCCCGAGGTCGACCGCCGCCCGGCGACCCGCCAGCAGCCGAAGAAGCAGACCCGCGAACAGCGCAAGAAGTCCGGTGGCGCGAAGCCGTCGGGCACGACCCCCGAGGGAGACCAGCAGTGA